GAAAGTAATTGCTCCTTATCGGGATGATGATGGTAAACCCAAGGATTGGGGGATAGAGAACGATGGACAATATCGGCTTACATATCCTTCTAATTTATGGACGGATATAACTGTGCCGTTCTGGTCTATGCCTGAAAACACCGAACACCCTACGCAAAAGCCCGAGAAACTTCTCGCAAAAATTATCCTTGCCAGTTCCAGAGAAGGAGATGTTGTCTTTGACCCATTTGCAGGAGTTGGAACGACTTGTGTTGTAGCTAAAAAGTTAGACAGGCAGTATTGTGGAATAGAAATAGATGAAACTTATTGTTGTTTGGCGGAAAAGCGATTGGAATATGCCAATTCCGATAGAACAATTCAAGGCTATGTGGATGGCGTTTTTTGGGAACGGAATACGCTGAGGGACCAAAAAAAGATATGAATTAAAACATAGTATAAATGTGTTAAAATAAATAAAGTAGAACTCAATTATTTTAAGAAAGGAGAATGTCTATGAGTAATCCCGAAAGTGCAAAACAAGGAATTCCGTTATTAGGGGATGAATTCCCTACTATGAATGTAATGACAACGCATGGAAAGATGGAACTGCCCAAGGCGTTTACAGGCAAATGGTTTGTTCTGTTCAGTCATCCAGCAGATTTTACACCTGTATGCACCACAGAATTTGTTGCCTTTCAGAAGCGATATGATAAGTTTAAGACATTAAATTGTGAGTTAATAGGTCTAAGTATGGACCAGGTATTCTCGCATATAAAGTGGGAAGAATGGATAAGGGAAAAGTTAGGTATTGACATTCAATTCCCTATTATTGCGGATAATGGAGCCATTGCAAATATCCTTGGCTTGGTTCATCCAGGAAAAGGCACAAATACAGTTCGAGCAGTATTTGTTGTGGACGATAAAGCAAAGATACGGCTGATTATTTATTATCCGCAGGAGGTAGGAAGAAATATAGATGAAATAGTTCGGATTGTAAATGCCTTACAGATTGCTGACAAGTATAAGGTTGCCATGCCAGAAAACTGGCCTAATAACGAATTAATCAGTGATAGGGTGATTATCCCACCACCAACCGATGTAAATACTGCAAAAGAACGATTAGCCAAAGCAAAAGAAGGCAGATATGAATGTTTTGATTGGTGGTTTTCCCATAAGAAATTAGACAAATAGAGATTATCATGCAAAATAAATTGGACGGGTCAGACAAATTAAAAAGGTCTGATGATACGGACATGTTGGATAGTTAAATTACAATATTATTTCTCATAATAGAAAAGTTTTACGCCGCGAGATTCAACGCGGTGTAAGAAGTCGTCTACATTATCAATAGCGGATTCAGCGGAATGGACACCGGGTTTATGCAGTTCACCACGGGCAATCATAAGGGTACCTTCAACTGCAGGAATGCTTGTTATATCAGCGATATGCCCCACTCCTGAATAGTAGTGATGTGCGGACTTTCCCTCTTTTTCGCCGTAAACATCAATACGGAATACAGACTGGTCTATTCCTCCTTTGGAAAAAATACCCGCGTTAACCAGGGGTAATAAAATCTTGGTTAGAAATTCTCGTTTCTCAGGAGTGTTGGTTAAGCCTAATCTACCAAGTATTGTTGCTAATCGGGCTATATAAGGCGGGTGAATGCCCCCGTGAAGGGATACATATTTCAAACCGGGTAGACTACGCGGGACGGACACCGATTCTGCATGACCTGTGATATAAACAGGTAATTTGCCCATAGGTTCGGGAAACTCTACAATTTTCCGTTCAGTTCCTGTTTTAATTCGCACTTCTTTGCCGTCTCTCCATTGTAAGGTATATCCGCTAAATATATGCAATACATGCTTTACATTTGCAGGTCCTATATCCTCATCCGAACCACCTGCCCAATTGATTTCAATGCGTTCGGGTTTATCCATAGAAAGATAGCCCTTTTTGGCTAAAAGATTGGTTATTCCCGGGGAATTGCCTAATCCAGCAATAACGGTGATTTCTTTTTCCTTTGCAATATCATTTAAAGTTATCGCAGAAAGGTAAGCATCGTAATCGTCGCAGATACTAACATAAGGGACATTAGCATCAAGACACGCTTCGATAATACTTTTTTCAAATAGGTAAAAAGGACCAATAAATCCCAATGCAACACTATGTCCTTTTACTGCATCTACAATAGAGGATTTGTCTTTTGCGTTAACGAATTTTGCTGAGAATTTATGACCGAGATTTTCCGCAATCTGTTTTGCTTTTTCTATATTAATGTCTGCAATGGTAACAGAAGTGACTTCTACTTCTTTTGCAAGAAGTTCGAGGGCTACTTTTGCCATGTCCCCACATCCACCTAAAACGCATATTTTCATAGAGGTCTCCTTTCCTTTGTTTTATTAATGATATATAATTTGATTGAGTGAATGCATCGTTTTTTAGGGAATAGGCGATTGAAATGATATGGGCTTATTTCAAAGTGAGAAATTCAATTTGATAAAATATGTTATATTAAAGTATAATTTTATCAAAAGTTGAGGCAAATAAAACCGTAAATTAAGGAGAACAACGATAGTAAAACCGTCTGAAGATACGGTGCGAGTAAATGAAGAAATCAGGGCTCCGCAGGTACGAGTGATTGATGATAAAGGGGTTCAGTTAGGTATCATGAGCAAAAGAGACGCTCTGAGGGAAGCCGAAGCACGCGAACTGGACCTCGTAGAGGTAGCACCGAATGCAACACCGCCGGTATGTAGAATAATGGATTTCGGAAAATACCGTTATGAACAGAAAAGAAGAGCCCGTGAAGCGAAAAAGAAACAGCATGTAATTGTGCTGAAGGAAATAAAACTAAGACCAAAAATAGATAAACACGATTTTGAGTATAAACTGAAACATATACGAGAGTTCCTTGAAGAAGGTAATAAAGTAAAGGTCTCTGTAGTATTTCGAGGACGGGAATATGAACATCCCGAGTTTGCGTATGAAGTGTTAAAAAATATTATTGAATCTACAAGGGACCTTTGCTCAGAAACATATTCGCTTGACCAATGTCGTCCTGAGGATAAAGCGTTAACTATTACACTTAGTCCGGGCAAATCGAGCTAAACGACGACAAGTCTAAAAGGAACTTTCTTACCCAGAAATGTATTAACTAAATATATTTTAAATAAAAAGGAGTAAATTCATGGTAAAGTTAAAGACGAATCGTAGTGCGTCAAAAAGGTTTAAGGTTACTAAAAACGGGAAGGTTTTAAGAAAAAAAGCCTATAATAGACATTTAAAAACAACCAAATCGGCTAAGAAAAAGAGACACCTAAGGAAAACTACGCTGGTCTCATCTGTAGAAGCAAAAAATGTAAAAGCAATGCTCCCTTACGCATAAAATAGGAATTTTTTTTGTTTTAATTAATAAATTCGTGTTCATGTATCCGGAAAATGCCTCCGGAACATAAACAAAACCCTTTACAAAATAGGAGAAAGAGCAATGCCACGAGCAACAAACAATCCTGCTTCCCGTGACCGTAGACGTAAAGTATTAAAGCAAGCAGAAGGATACCGTGGAAGCCATCATCGCCTTTTCAAGACAGCCAAACAAGCGGTTGACCATGCGGGTAAGTATGCGTATCGTGACCGCAAAGCCAAGAAAAGAGAAATCCGTGCTTTGTGGATAGCACGAATTAATGCGGCAGCACGTAATTACGGTATGAGTTACAATCGGCTTGTATTTGGTTTGCATAAGGCAGGAATGAATGTAGACCGTAAAATGCTGGCAGACCTTGCTGTAAAAGATGAGGAAGCCTTTGCCAAATTGATTGAGATAGCAAAATCTGCTATCGCAGGCGAACCTATTCCAAAAGATGACGAAGTTTCTGAGCCGCTGGATAGTTCGGAAGCAGATACTTCATCTTAAAAACAGGCAAATCTTAAATGCGTATTGTGCCTGCTATTGATATTCGAGGTGGAAAGTGTGTCAATTTGGTTCAAGGGGATTATGAGAAGGAAACAATTTTTTCTGATGACCCCCTCGAACAAGCAAAAATCTGGTGGAATGAACTTCAAGAAGGAATTATTCACATTGTTGATTTGGATGGCGCTAAATCGGGGAAATGTGAAATATTGCCGTTCCTTGAAGAATTAGGAAAAATGGGTATTCCTTATGAAGTAGGTGGAGGTATTCGCACAGTAGATACAATAGAAAAAATTATTTTTGCGGGTGCTTCACGAGTGATAATTGGAACGGGAATGATTAAAAATCCTGATTTACTACAAACAGCCACTTCAAGGTGGAAAGATAAAATTGTTGTAGCCATTGATGCCAAAAATGGGAAGATTGCCCTTGAAGGTTGGACACAAGAAACAGACTTTTCCGCACTTGAAATCGCACAAAAGGCACAAGAATTAGGGGCTATCCGTATCATATATACAGATATTCTTTCGGATGGCATGATGAAAGGACCTAATTTTGCAGCAACACAACAGATAGCACAATCGGTCCATATTCCTGTTACTATGTCAGGAGGGGTTTCCTCTCTGGAAGATTTACTTAAAGCAAAATTATTACAGTCCTTTGGGGTAGATGAGATTATCGTTGGTAGAGCGTTATACTTAAAGAAGTTCTCAATAACAGAAGCAAAAAAAATATTCGCTTCCTAATAATTGGAGAAACAAATAATGGAATTACATTTCGGGAAAGTTGCCATTATTGGTGTAGGGCTTTTGGGTGCTTCGTTAGGTATGGCAATTCGTAATAAAAAAATAGCCGACGAAGTAATGGGTATAGGAAGGAATATGTCCACTTTAGAAAAAGCGTTGCAAAAAGGAGCCATTGATAGTTTTTCTACGGAATTGTTTCCTTCAGTTTATAATGCAGATTTTATTATCTTATGCACCCCTGTCCAGTCAGCCATAACTATTCTCCAATCCATTGCCCCAAATATTTCTCCTGAGAAAACAATCATTACAGATATCTGCAGCACGAAAGTAGAAATATGCAAAAAGGCACAGTCCCTTTGGCAAAAGGACAGTCCATTTATCGGAAGTCATCCCCTCGCAGGTTCCGAAAAATTTGGACCAGAACATGCAAAAATAGATTTTTATGAAAATACTATTTGCCTTTTAGAAAAAGGGATAAATACTCGAGCGGAAGTTAAAAAGACAGTGTGGAATTTTTGGACTCTTTTAGGGACGAAGGTTATCGAAGTAGATATGGTGGAACATGACTTTTTTATGGCATATACAAGTCATCTTCCACATATTATTGCTTCGGCTCTTGCTCAGGTTACTGGCGAAACGAAGGCTCCCAATTATTTTATCGGTGGTGGTTTTCGCGATACAACGCGAATAGCGGAAAGCCGACCCGAGATATGGAAGGATATTATTTTAACCAATCAAAAAAATATCCTTTCAGGGATTGAAGATATTCAGAAAAAATTAGATGAATTC
This is a stretch of genomic DNA from Candidatus Hydrogenedens sp.. It encodes these proteins:
- a CDS encoding site-specific DNA-methyltransferase → ILNKTIHQDLFKVLPFLRVSFVDLLFIDPPYNLHKEFNSNHFKEMSPEEYEAWMDSWLCPLRKVLKPTASVYICGDWKSSSSIFRVMTKYFKIRNRITWEREKGRGSISNWKNCSEDIWFGTVSNNFYFNSKAVMLKRKVIAPYRDDDGKPKDWGIENDGQYRLTYPSNLWTDITVPFWSMPENTEHPTQKPEKLLAKIILASSREGDVVFDPFAGVGTTCVVAKKLDRQYCGIEIDETYCCLAEKRLEYANSDRTIQGYVDGVFWERNTLRDQKKI
- a CDS encoding peroxiredoxin, translated to MSNPESAKQGIPLLGDEFPTMNVMTTHGKMELPKAFTGKWFVLFSHPADFTPVCTTEFVAFQKRYDKFKTLNCELIGLSMDQVFSHIKWEEWIREKLGIDIQFPIIADNGAIANILGLVHPGKGTNTVRAVFVVDDKAKIRLIIYYPQEVGRNIDEIVRIVNALQIADKYKVAMPENWPNNELISDRVIIPPPTDVNTAKERLAKAKEGRYECFDWWFSHKKLDK
- a CDS encoding saccharopine dehydrogenase NADP-binding domain-containing protein, with translation MKICVLGGCGDMAKVALELLAKEVEVTSVTIADINIEKAKQIAENLGHKFSAKFVNAKDKSSIVDAVKGHSVALGFIGPFYLFEKSIIEACLDANVPYVSICDDYDAYLSAITLNDIAKEKEITVIAGLGNSPGITNLLAKKGYLSMDKPERIEINWAGGSDEDIGPANVKHVLHIFSGYTLQWRDGKEVRIKTGTERKIVEFPEPMGKLPVYITGHAESVSVPRSLPGLKYVSLHGGIHPPYIARLATILGRLGLTNTPEKREFLTKILLPLVNAGIFSKGGIDQSVFRIDVYGEKEGKSAHHYYSGVGHIADITSIPAVEGTLMIARGELHKPGVHSAESAIDNVDDFLHRVESRGVKLFYYEK
- the infC gene encoding translation initiation factor IF-3; translation: MRVNEEIRAPQVRVIDDKGVQLGIMSKRDALREAEARELDLVEVAPNATPPVCRIMDFGKYRYEQKRRAREAKKKQHVIVLKEIKLRPKIDKHDFEYKLKHIREFLEEGNKVKVSVVFRGREYEHPEFAYEVLKNIIESTRDLCSETYSLDQCRPEDKALTITLSPGKSS
- the rpmI gene encoding 50S ribosomal protein L35, which gives rise to MVKLKTNRSASKRFKVTKNGKVLRKKAYNRHLKTTKSAKKKRHLRKTTLVSSVEAKNVKAMLPYA
- the rplT gene encoding 50S ribosomal protein L20 is translated as MPRATNNPASRDRRRKVLKQAEGYRGSHHRLFKTAKQAVDHAGKYAYRDRKAKKREIRALWIARINAAARNYGMSYNRLVFGLHKAGMNVDRKMLADLAVKDEEAFAKLIEIAKSAIAGEPIPKDDEVSEPLDSSEADTSS
- the hisA gene encoding 1-(5-phosphoribosyl)-5-[(5-phosphoribosylamino)methylideneamino]imidazole-4-carboxamide isomerase, with translation MRIVPAIDIRGGKCVNLVQGDYEKETIFSDDPLEQAKIWWNELQEGIIHIVDLDGAKSGKCEILPFLEELGKMGIPYEVGGGIRTVDTIEKIIFAGASRVIIGTGMIKNPDLLQTATSRWKDKIVVAIDAKNGKIALEGWTQETDFSALEIAQKAQELGAIRIIYTDILSDGMMKGPNFAATQQIAQSVHIPVTMSGGVSSLEDLLKAKLLQSFGVDEIIVGRALYLKKFSITEAKKIFAS
- a CDS encoding prephenate dehydrogenase/arogenate dehydrogenase family protein yields the protein MELHFGKVAIIGVGLLGASLGMAIRNKKIADEVMGIGRNMSTLEKALQKGAIDSFSTELFPSVYNADFIILCTPVQSAITILQSIAPNISPEKTIITDICSTKVEICKKAQSLWQKDSPFIGSHPLAGSEKFGPEHAKIDFYENTICLLEKGINTRAEVKKTVWNFWTLLGTKVIEVDMVEHDFFMAYTSHLPHIIASALAQVTGETKAPNYFIGGGFRDTTRIAESRPEIWKDIILTNQKNILSGIEDIQKKLDEFKLSLQKNDANQMMDFFKHGSESRQRLFNK